A single Bacillus sp. OxB-1 DNA region contains:
- a CDS encoding SCO family protein, which produces MAGCGSEMAPGRELASFSFTDQDGRSFGTDELQGHIWVANFIFTNCETVCPPMTMEMASLQKMAEENSLDIQFVTFTVDPDVDSPKVLKKYIQHFTENESNWHLLTGYSQKEIERFALEQFQTIVQKPKTSNQVIHGTNFYLIDPNGRLLKEYNFADDSYQEDLLKDMERLTRLDS; this is translated from the coding sequence ATGGCAGGTTGCGGTTCCGAAATGGCTCCCGGCAGAGAACTTGCCTCTTTTTCATTCACAGACCAGGATGGTCGATCATTCGGTACAGACGAATTACAAGGGCATATTTGGGTAGCGAATTTCATCTTTACCAATTGTGAAACGGTCTGCCCTCCGATGACAATGGAGATGGCCTCCTTGCAAAAAATGGCTGAAGAAAATAGCCTGGATATACAATTCGTCACCTTCACGGTCGATCCGGACGTGGATTCTCCCAAAGTACTCAAAAAATACATCCAGCACTTTACGGAAAATGAGTCGAATTGGCATCTGCTGACCGGGTATTCCCAGAAAGAGATCGAGAGATTTGCCTTGGAACAGTTCCAGACCATTGTCCAGAAGCCGAAAACTTCAAATCAGGTCATTCATGGAACGAATTTTTATTTGATTGATCCGAATGGGCGGTTGTTGAAAGAATACAATTTTGCGGACGACTCCTATCAGGAGGACTTGCTGAAAGATATGGAACGTTTGACCCGGTTGGATTCATGA